A genomic segment from Ptychodera flava strain L36383 chromosome 23 unlocalized genomic scaffold, AS_Pfla_20210202 Scaffold_23__1_contigs__length_28996876_pilon, whole genome shotgun sequence encodes:
- the LOC139123483 gene encoding filensin-like yields MTILEAQLKEAKEEITMLEERCKELTQKEESTEQSLVSQHIAYSVEQKTWQSELEEKKKEIKELENTIEEIIHQTFEQSEVKKPGEKGTLSLIMCHRLIWISLHLLLK; encoded by the coding sequence ATGACAATTCTTGAAGCTCAACTGAAGGAGGCAAAGGAGGAGATAACTATGTTGGAAGAGAGATGTAAGGAACTGACACAGAAGGAAGAGAGCACTGAGCAGTCATTGGTAAGTCAACATATTGCGTACAGTGTAGAGCAGAAGACATGGCAATCTGAACTTGAAGAGAAGAAGAAAGAGATCAAAGAACTTGAGAATACAATAGAAGAAATAATACATCAgacatttgaacaatctgaagtGAAGAAGCCGGGAGAGAAAGGTACATTGTCTTTGATTATGTGTCATAGATTAATTTGGATATCTTTACATCTCTTGCTGAAGTAA